A window from Hymenobacter volaticus encodes these proteins:
- a CDS encoding acetyltransferase — protein MHTQPLRPLAIFGAGGFGREVLVLVHQINERQPTWQLTGFYDDAPPSQGTLHGLPYLGTSADLNEGTVPLHVVVAVGSSQSRAAVVAQLTSPHLVFATLIHPGVACAPYQNLQIGAGCIISQGCILTTDIILGQHVLLNLGCTIGHDAVLEDFCSLMPHANVGGAAHLESGVYLGTNATVINHVQVGARTIVGAGAVAVRNLPANCTAVGVPAQVIKNKQYQM, from the coding sequence ATGCATACCCAGCCGCTACGTCCGTTGGCTATTTTTGGGGCGGGCGGCTTTGGCCGGGAAGTATTGGTGTTAGTGCATCAAATCAATGAGCGTCAGCCTACGTGGCAGCTTACGGGCTTTTATGATGATGCACCGCCTTCTCAGGGCACGCTTCACGGCTTGCCTTACTTGGGCACCAGCGCCGACCTGAACGAGGGTACAGTGCCTTTGCATGTAGTTGTGGCCGTAGGCAGCAGCCAGAGCCGGGCAGCAGTGGTAGCACAGCTTACGTCTCCGCATTTGGTATTTGCTACGCTTATACACCCCGGAGTGGCGTGCGCCCCGTATCAGAACCTACAAATCGGGGCCGGCTGCATCATCAGCCAAGGCTGCATCTTAACCACCGACATTATCCTCGGCCAGCATGTATTGCTTAATCTGGGTTGTACAATTGGGCACGATGCGGTGCTGGAAGACTTCTGCTCTCTGATGCCACACGCCAATGTAGGCGGCGCGGCGCATCTTGAAAGCGGCGTGTACTTGGGTACCAATGCCACCGTTATCAACCACGTGCAAGTAGGTGCCCGTACTATTGTGGGGGCAGGGGCAGTAGCCGTTCGCAACTTGCCCGCCAACTGCACGGCCGTTGGCGTACCGGCACAGGTTATTAAGAACAAGCAATACCAGATGTAG
- a CDS encoding sugar transferase: MLNATDWYRRWGKRVLDVGLAAPLLLAALPVLLVGAAVLAAQNGGPWLFRQLRPGRHGQLFMLYKLQTMTTAHDTYGHLLPDAQRLPRLGRWVRATSLDELPQLWNVLRGDLSLVGPRPLLPEYLPLYSPAQARRHLVLPGLTGWAQVNGRNAISWEQKFLYDAWYVDNISLSLDLRILFRTALRVLGAHGINAPGQATTEPFRGSASFPSAPSSDILASS; the protein is encoded by the coding sequence ATGTTGAACGCCACCGACTGGTACCGCCGCTGGGGCAAGCGCGTCTTGGACGTCGGGCTGGCAGCTCCGCTATTGCTGGCGGCGTTGCCGGTCTTGCTGGTTGGAGCGGCGGTGTTGGCCGCGCAAAATGGTGGCCCGTGGTTGTTTCGGCAACTACGGCCAGGTCGGCATGGGCAACTGTTCATGCTCTACAAACTCCAAACGATGACCACCGCGCACGACACCTACGGCCATCTTCTGCCGGATGCGCAGCGCCTACCACGCCTGGGTCGTTGGGTGCGCGCCACTTCCCTCGATGAGTTGCCCCAACTCTGGAATGTACTGCGTGGTGATTTGAGTTTGGTGGGCCCGCGCCCTTTACTGCCCGAATACTTGCCGCTCTATTCGCCGGCGCAAGCCCGCCGCCATCTGGTTTTACCGGGCCTTACGGGCTGGGCACAGGTGAATGGGCGCAATGCCATCAGTTGGGAACAAAAGTTCTTATACGATGCCTGGTACGTAGATAACATCAGCTTGTCGCTCGATCTGCGCATCTTGTTTCGCACCGCGTTGCGTGTACTGGGTGCTCACGGCATCAATGCTCCTGGTCAGGCTACCACCGAGCCATTCCGGGGCTCCGCGTCTTTTCCTTCAGCTCCCTCCTCCGACATTTTGGCTTCCTCATGA
- the ispE gene encoding 4-(cytidine 5'-diphospho)-2-C-methyl-D-erythritol kinase, which produces MLVFPNAKLNLGLYITGQRPDGFRNLESVFVPLPWCDALEVLPAAESTETTLALTGIPIPGDPATNLCHRAYELLRTDFNLPPIRQHLHKVVPIGAGLGGGSADAAFALRALNELFELDLSAETLVGYARRLGSDCAFFIANKPVFAYEKGDVFEEISLNLTGTACKVVYPGLHISTAEAYSRVTPRTPRHDLREALRQPMETWRETVSNDFEDALTPFYPVLGEIKEQLYAAGATYVSLSGSGSAVYGLFPGLELPPKLDMPNGYLVWDGRL; this is translated from the coding sequence ATGCTCGTTTTCCCGAACGCCAAACTCAACCTCGGCCTCTATATCACCGGCCAGCGGCCCGATGGCTTCCGCAACCTCGAATCGGTGTTTGTGCCCCTGCCGTGGTGCGATGCGCTGGAAGTATTGCCTGCCGCCGAGTCCACCGAAACTACGCTCGCGCTTACCGGCATTCCCATTCCGGGCGACCCGGCTACCAACCTCTGCCACCGCGCCTACGAATTGCTGCGCACTGATTTCAACTTGCCTCCCATACGCCAGCACCTGCACAAAGTAGTACCCATAGGAGCGGGCTTGGGCGGCGGCTCTGCCGATGCTGCGTTTGCGCTACGTGCCTTAAACGAGTTGTTTGAGCTGGATTTATCTGCCGAAACATTGGTGGGTTACGCTCGTCGGCTCGGTTCCGACTGTGCGTTCTTCATAGCCAACAAGCCGGTTTTCGCCTATGAAAAGGGCGACGTATTCGAGGAAATCAGCTTGAACCTAACCGGCACAGCGTGCAAAGTTGTGTACCCCGGCCTACACATCAGTACTGCCGAAGCCTACTCGCGGGTAACACCCCGCACGCCTCGCCACGACCTGCGCGAAGCCCTGCGCCAACCGATGGAAACCTGGCGCGAAACGGTCAGCAATGATTTCGAGGACGCACTGACGCCGTTTTATCCAGTGCTTGGTGAAATCAAGGAGCAGCTTTATGCCGCTGGCGCCACCTACGTCAGCTTGTCGGGTTCGGGCTCGGCGGTGTATGGGCTCTTTCCGGGCTTAGAACTCCCTCCTAAGTTGGATATGCCAAATGGATATTTGGTTTGGGATGGACGGTTGTAG
- a CDS encoding DMT family transporter — translation MLKDYLRLHFIVLLWGFTAILGKLISVPPVELVFWRTLLATAGLGILLAARQVAWRIPPTEVLRLLGVGSLVAVHWITFFLAARLSSVSVCLAGMATLALWTSLLEPLILWRRVRAYEVGLSMLTMVGLYLVSRAELDQLAGLLVAILSAGLSALFSVMNSQLVKRHTPLRLTFYEMAGACLSIALFFPVYSRYFSEGRGLQLAFHGYDWLWLGVLAGVCTVYAFSSSVELMKRLSAFVVNLTINLEPVYGILLAVLIFGSEEKMSFGFYIGTVVILFSVLIHPVIDQWNQRRSRRKEAVDVLV, via the coding sequence ATGCTAAAAGACTACCTCCGCCTGCATTTCATTGTGTTGCTCTGGGGCTTCACGGCCATACTGGGCAAGCTGATTTCGGTGCCGCCGGTGGAGCTAGTATTTTGGCGGACCCTACTAGCTACTGCCGGGCTCGGAATTCTGCTAGCGGCACGACAAGTGGCATGGCGTATTCCCCCAACCGAAGTTCTTCGACTCTTGGGTGTGGGGTCCTTGGTAGCCGTGCACTGGATTACGTTCTTCTTGGCGGCCCGTTTATCGTCGGTGAGCGTGTGCTTGGCAGGTATGGCAACGCTGGCACTCTGGACGTCGCTCTTGGAGCCTCTGATCCTGTGGCGCCGGGTGCGTGCCTACGAGGTTGGCTTGAGTATGCTGACGATGGTGGGGCTATACTTGGTATCGAGGGCTGAGCTAGACCAGTTGGCGGGTTTGCTGGTGGCTATTTTGTCGGCGGGGCTGTCGGCGCTGTTCAGCGTGATGAACTCGCAGCTCGTGAAGCGCCACACACCACTTCGTCTTACGTTCTACGAAATGGCGGGCGCCTGCCTCAGCATTGCGCTGTTCTTCCCGGTTTACAGCCGTTACTTCAGCGAAGGCCGCGGTTTGCAACTCGCCTTCCACGGCTACGATTGGCTGTGGTTGGGCGTGCTGGCCGGCGTTTGTACCGTTTATGCCTTCTCGTCGTCGGTGGAGCTGATGAAGCGGCTGTCGGCTTTCGTAGTGAACCTGACCATCAATTTAGAACCTGTGTACGGCATCTTGCTGGCCGTTTTGATCTTCGGCAGCGAAGAGAAAATGTCGTTCGGATTCTATATAGGCACGGTCGTGATACTGTTCAGCGTCCTTATCCACCCGGTTATCGACCAATGGAACCAGCGACGCAGTCGGCGCAAAGAAGCAGTGGACGTGTTGGTGTAA
- a CDS encoding LptF/LptG family permease — MKLLDKYILKKFLTAFFFTVLVLVMVICVIDFTEKNDDFLKHNLGVKQIMLEYYVNLFPYYANLLSPITVFIAVVFVTAQLAARTEIVAILASGVSFKRLLVPYIMGSTILAVITMGLTGWVIPYANKTRVDFERKYVKNPYHFKGRNVHIKIGPKSYAYMESYDNVNNVGYKFALETVEGTLLKRRMTAEAITWDSTKKAWRLTPQLVRIIDGPNEKLLTLPQRDTTLNLYPKDFASTYRLSETLTLPELNRYIQQKIDRGAADTQIYLSDKYERYAYPYAMFILTIIGVIMSARKSRAGVGGQIALGFVLAFVFIIFVILSRNFAQVGDLNPMLAAWIPSIVFTCIGLVLYRVVPR, encoded by the coding sequence ATGAAACTGCTCGATAAGTACATTCTCAAGAAATTTCTCACGGCCTTCTTCTTCACTGTCCTTGTGTTGGTGATGGTGATTTGCGTGATTGACTTCACCGAGAAGAACGACGACTTTCTCAAGCATAACCTGGGCGTGAAGCAGATTATGCTGGAGTACTACGTGAACCTGTTTCCGTACTACGCTAATTTGCTTTCACCAATCACCGTGTTCATTGCGGTGGTTTTCGTGACGGCGCAGCTAGCGGCCCGCACCGAGATTGTGGCTATTCTGGCTAGCGGCGTGAGTTTCAAGCGGCTGCTGGTGCCCTACATCATGGGCAGCACCATTCTAGCGGTTATTACCATGGGTCTTACGGGCTGGGTGATTCCGTATGCCAACAAAACCCGCGTTGACTTCGAGCGGAAGTACGTCAAGAACCCTTACCACTTTAAGGGGCGCAATGTGCACATCAAAATCGGGCCGAAAAGCTACGCCTACATGGAGAGCTACGACAACGTGAACAACGTCGGCTATAAGTTTGCGTTGGAAACGGTGGAAGGCACCCTGCTCAAGCGCCGCATGACGGCCGAGGCTATTACCTGGGATTCCACCAAAAAGGCTTGGCGCCTCACGCCTCAGCTGGTGCGCATCATCGATGGTCCGAACGAGAAGCTACTTACGCTGCCTCAACGGGATACTACGCTCAACCTCTACCCCAAGGATTTTGCCAGCACCTACCGCCTAAGCGAAACCCTGACGCTGCCTGAGTTGAACCGTTACATTCAGCAGAAAATAGACCGGGGCGCCGCCGATACGCAGATCTACCTAAGCGACAAATACGAGCGGTATGCGTATCCGTACGCCATGTTTATCCTCACGATTATCGGGGTAATCATGAGTGCGCGGAAGTCGCGGGCCGGTGTGGGCGGGCAAATTGCGTTGGGCTTCGTGCTGGCATTCGTGTTTATCATCTTCGTTATCCTGAGTCGTAACTTCGCCCAAGTCGGCGACTTGAATCCCATGTTAGCGGCCTGGATACCGAGCATCGTCTTCACGTGCATTGGGCTGGTGCTGTACAGGGTAGTTCCCCGCTAG
- the tgt gene encoding tRNA guanosine(34) transglycosylase Tgt — protein MTFDLVTNDPHTKARAGVVHTDHGAIETPIFMPVGTVGTVKAVQQRDLTNDVQAQIILGNTYHLYLRPGLDILHKAGGLHKFNGWDRPILTDSGGYQVYSLSGTRKIKEEGVKFRSHIDGSQHLFSPEGVMDIQRIIGADIIMAFDECTPWPCEYDYARRSLDMTHRWLKRCIQRFDSTEGHYGYSQTLFPIVQGSTFKDLRIKSAEFIAEQQREGNAIGGLSVGEPAELMYEMTELVCDILPKDKPRYLMGVGTPANILENIALGVDMFDCVMPTRNARNGMLFTTQGIINISNKKWADDFEPIDAELGGYVSTFYSKAYVRHLFHSKEMLGPQIASIHNLTFYLWLVKQARQQILAGTFREWKEKMVVQLMTRL, from the coding sequence ATGACTTTCGACTTAGTAACCAACGACCCCCATACCAAAGCCCGCGCCGGTGTAGTGCACACCGACCACGGCGCTATTGAAACGCCCATTTTTATGCCCGTCGGGACGGTGGGCACCGTGAAGGCCGTGCAGCAGCGCGACCTCACCAACGACGTGCAGGCTCAGATCATCCTCGGCAATACGTACCACCTGTACTTGCGCCCCGGCCTCGACATCCTGCACAAAGCTGGTGGCTTACACAAGTTTAACGGCTGGGACCGGCCCATCCTCACCGACTCGGGTGGCTACCAGGTGTACTCGCTCAGCGGCACCCGCAAAATCAAGGAGGAAGGCGTGAAATTTCGCTCCCACATTGATGGCAGCCAGCACTTGTTTTCGCCGGAAGGCGTGATGGACATTCAGCGCATTATTGGGGCCGACATCATCATGGCCTTCGACGAGTGCACGCCGTGGCCCTGCGAGTACGACTACGCCCGCCGCTCCCTCGATATGACGCACCGCTGGCTGAAACGTTGCATCCAGCGCTTCGACAGCACCGAGGGTCACTACGGCTATTCCCAAACGCTATTCCCGATTGTGCAGGGTAGCACGTTCAAGGATTTGCGCATCAAATCGGCCGAGTTTATCGCCGAGCAGCAGCGCGAAGGCAACGCCATTGGTGGCCTAAGCGTGGGCGAGCCCGCCGAACTGATGTACGAAATGACTGAGTTGGTCTGCGACATCCTGCCCAAAGACAAGCCGCGCTATCTGATGGGCGTAGGTACCCCGGCCAATATTTTGGAGAATATAGCGTTGGGCGTAGATATGTTCGACTGCGTTATGCCGACCCGCAATGCCCGCAACGGTATGCTCTTCACCACGCAGGGTATCATCAACATCAGTAATAAGAAGTGGGCCGACGATTTCGAGCCGATTGATGCTGAACTAGGTGGCTACGTCAGCACGTTCTATTCGAAAGCCTACGTGCGCCACCTCTTTCACAGCAAGGAAATGCTCGGCCCGCAAATTGCCTCCATTCACAACCTGACCTTTTATCTGTGGCTGGTAAAGCAAGCGCGGCAGCAGATTTTAGCTGGCACCTTCCGCGAGTGGAAGGAGAAGATGGTCGTGCAGTTGATGACGAGGCTGTAG
- a CDS encoding glycosyltransferase, whose protein sequence is MLSFSPTVWLLLVTVLVQLVYAAYYFLPFANRPPEPEPDATQAQPVSIIVCAHNELDNLRRLLPLLLKQYYPAGFEVVLVDDRSTDDSFLYIQQLTQYYATVRLVTIASTPKGLAPKKYALTLGIKAAQHARLLFTDADCIPATNQWLLSMQAGFQHPADVVLGYSAYRPEPGFLNKLIRFETLLTGAQYLSFAWRGKPYMGVGRNLAYTQDVFRSTRGFASHIRSLSGDDDLFVQDAVAQGKRVTVVAEPVAHTLSEPARTWTSWWRQKRRHMSAGRSYRVADRWRIGTFIGSNVLFHSISLTLLFFPSDWIPLAGLWALRTALVSGTYLRLSRRLDDSLPGALLPILDLVYFFYYLALGVSLFLYRNLRWK, encoded by the coding sequence TTGCTGAGCTTTTCTCCGACCGTTTGGCTGCTGCTGGTTACTGTGCTGGTGCAGCTGGTGTATGCGGCCTATTACTTTTTGCCCTTCGCCAACCGTCCGCCGGAACCTGAACCCGATGCCACGCAAGCACAGCCTGTATCAATAATCGTGTGCGCCCACAACGAACTCGACAATTTGCGTCGGCTGCTGCCCCTGCTCCTGAAGCAGTACTATCCTGCCGGTTTCGAGGTTGTGCTAGTAGATGACCGTTCCACCGACGATTCATTTCTCTACATCCAGCAACTCACGCAGTACTACGCTACTGTCCGGCTGGTCACCATAGCCAGCACCCCCAAAGGGTTAGCCCCCAAGAAATATGCCCTCACCCTTGGTATCAAGGCAGCCCAACACGCCCGGTTGCTCTTTACCGATGCTGACTGTATCCCGGCTACCAACCAGTGGCTGCTTAGTATGCAGGCCGGATTTCAGCACCCTGCCGATGTAGTATTGGGCTACTCGGCTTACAGGCCCGAACCCGGGTTTCTGAATAAGCTGATTCGGTTTGAAACCTTACTCACCGGGGCACAGTATCTCTCGTTCGCGTGGCGTGGGAAACCATACATGGGAGTGGGCCGCAACCTAGCCTATACCCAAGATGTCTTTCGCTCTACCAGGGGGTTTGCCTCCCACATTCGCAGCCTCAGCGGCGACGACGACCTGTTTGTGCAGGATGCCGTGGCGCAGGGAAAACGAGTAACGGTGGTAGCCGAGCCCGTAGCGCATACACTCAGTGAACCAGCTCGGACCTGGACTAGCTGGTGGCGGCAGAAACGGCGACATATGTCGGCGGGGCGCAGCTACCGGGTTGCCGACCGCTGGCGCATTGGAACCTTTATCGGAAGCAATGTGCTTTTTCATAGTATAAGTTTAACTCTGCTGTTTTTCCCTTCCGATTGGATACCTTTGGCTGGATTATGGGCCCTACGCACGGCACTCGTATCAGGCACCTATTTGCGTCTCAGCCGACGACTTGATGACTCATTGCCTGGCGCGCTACTGCCAATATTAGACCTTGTCTACTTTTTTTATTATCTCGCTCTGGGAGTCTCCCTGTTTCTCTACCGTAACCTCCGATGGAAGTAA
- a CDS encoding RNA polymerase sigma factor, whose translation MEVNNPEKQFSAKAKHDFKLIRAAVENADEKAYAELMQIYKKPVYHVVLKMVRNPDDAEDLTIEAFAKAFRNLHKFNPEFAFSTWLFRIATNNCIDFIRKNKIKTMSIDSAIKIDNGDEITIDFRDQNLNPQESTIKNQKIEIMQHVVSRLPDKYQRLVTLRYFDELSYEEIAQELKAPLGTVKAQLHRARELLYDMVKNKKEII comes from the coding sequence ATGGAAGTAAATAATCCGGAAAAACAATTTTCAGCTAAAGCCAAGCACGACTTCAAACTGATTCGGGCCGCTGTAGAAAACGCTGATGAAAAAGCGTATGCGGAGTTGATGCAGATTTACAAGAAGCCGGTTTATCACGTGGTCCTGAAAATGGTGCGCAACCCCGATGATGCCGAAGACCTTACTATTGAAGCTTTCGCCAAGGCGTTCCGCAACCTGCACAAATTCAATCCGGAGTTCGCCTTTAGCACTTGGCTGTTCCGCATTGCCACCAACAACTGCATCGACTTTATTCGCAAGAATAAAATCAAGACGATGTCGATTGACTCGGCCATTAAAATCGATAACGGCGACGAAATTACCATCGACTTCCGCGACCAGAACCTGAACCCGCAGGAGTCGACCATCAAGAACCAGAAAATCGAAATCATGCAGCACGTGGTGTCGCGGCTGCCCGATAAATACCAACGTCTTGTTACGCTCCGTTACTTCGACGAACTGAGCTACGAAGAAATAGCGCAGGAGCTAAAAGCCCCACTCGGTACCGTGAAAGCGCAACTGCACCGCGCCCGTGAGTTGCTCTATGACATGGTGAAAAACAAAAAGGAAATTATCTAG
- the rsmG gene encoding 16S rRNA (guanine(527)-N(7))-methyltransferase RsmG produces MDIISRYFPHLTDHQRQLFQQLDTEFRSWNERLNLIARTDVSNLAERHFLHSLGIAKVVEFPAGASVLDVGTGGGLPGLPLAILFPEAKFHLVDSIGKKIHAVQEMARELGLTNVTAEQIRAEQLRTKYDYIVSRAVARLATFHTWIAFRYKPGGSATNGLYYLKGGDLTEEIEESGLKAKIHDLKDFYEEEFFETKKVVFVPVTQ; encoded by the coding sequence ATGGATATTATCAGCCGCTACTTCCCGCACCTCACCGACCACCAGCGCCAGCTATTTCAGCAGCTCGATACCGAGTTTCGCAGCTGGAACGAACGCCTCAATCTAATAGCCCGCACCGACGTCAGCAATCTGGCGGAGCGCCATTTCCTGCATTCGCTTGGTATTGCCAAAGTGGTGGAATTTCCGGCCGGGGCGTCGGTACTAGATGTGGGTACGGGCGGCGGGCTGCCAGGCCTGCCACTAGCCATTTTGTTTCCAGAAGCGAAGTTTCATCTGGTAGATAGCATTGGCAAGAAAATTCACGCCGTGCAGGAGATGGCTCGCGAGCTTGGCTTAACCAACGTTACGGCCGAGCAAATCCGGGCCGAACAGCTCCGCACCAAGTACGACTATATCGTAAGCCGTGCCGTGGCGCGCCTCGCCACCTTTCACACCTGGATTGCCTTCCGCTACAAACCCGGCGGCAGTGCAACCAACGGGCTGTATTACTTGAAAGGGGGCGACTTAACGGAAGAAATAGAGGAGTCGGGCCTAAAAGCCAAAATCCACGATCTGAAAGATTTCTACGAAGAGGAGTTCTTCGAAACCAAGAAGGTCGTATTTGTGCCCGTTACGCAGTAG
- a CDS encoding YheT family hydrolase produces the protein MPLVAHSRYQPPFYLFNGHLQTIVPSLLRTVPEVRYERERVETEDGDFLDLDWSRLNDRSADTLCIVSHGLEGDAGRPYVRGMVRALNKAGFDALAWNYRSCSGEMNRLLRSYHLGDTDDLDFVVRYALATGRYQRVYLTGFSAGGNVTLKYLGENPDRVPHEVQRAAVFSVPTDLKASSHQIARPENRVYLNRFMKSLRRKMREKAALLPGQVNLEGLDLLRDFPQFDDRFTAPMHGFKSADEYYERSGSGRYLSAIRIPTLLVNAQNDPFLAPTCYPREVASRSEFVYLETPQGGGHVGFAEGTPDGEYYSERRAVEFLTAQVPA, from the coding sequence ATGCCTCTTGTTGCACACTCTCGCTATCAGCCGCCGTTCTACCTTTTCAATGGCCACTTGCAGACTATCGTACCGAGCCTATTGCGTACCGTGCCGGAGGTGCGCTACGAACGGGAACGGGTGGAAACCGAAGATGGCGACTTCCTGGATCTAGATTGGTCTCGACTCAATGACCGAAGCGCGGACACGCTGTGCATCGTGTCGCACGGTCTGGAGGGCGACGCGGGCCGGCCCTACGTGCGTGGTATGGTGCGCGCCCTCAACAAAGCAGGCTTCGATGCCCTGGCTTGGAATTATCGGAGTTGTAGTGGCGAGATGAACCGCTTGCTCCGCTCCTATCACCTCGGCGACACCGACGATTTGGATTTTGTGGTGCGCTACGCTTTGGCTACTGGCCGTTATCAGCGAGTGTATCTCACGGGTTTTTCGGCCGGCGGCAATGTCACGCTCAAGTACTTAGGCGAAAACCCCGACCGAGTTCCCCACGAGGTGCAGCGCGCCGCGGTGTTTTCGGTACCCACCGACCTTAAAGCTAGTTCCCACCAGATTGCTCGGCCCGAAAACCGCGTCTACCTAAACCGCTTCATGAAGTCGTTGCGGCGCAAGATGCGCGAAAAGGCAGCGCTGCTACCTGGCCAAGTGAACCTGGAAGGCCTAGACTTGCTCCGCGACTTCCCGCAGTTCGACGACCGATTTACGGCTCCCATGCATGGCTTCAAGTCGGCCGATGAGTATTATGAGCGCTCAGGTTCGGGCCGCTACCTCAGTGCCATCCGCATCCCCACGCTGCTCGTCAACGCTCAGAACGATCCGTTTTTGGCGCCCACCTGCTACCCGCGGGAAGTGGCGTCCCGCAGCGAGTTCGTGTATCTGGAAACCCCACAGGGAGGTGGCCACGTTGGATTTGCGGAGGGCACGCCCGATGGCGAATATTATTCCGAGCGCCGGGCCGTGGAGTTTCTGACGGCTCAAGTGCCAGCATAA